The Myxococcales bacterium genome window below encodes:
- a CDS encoding SRPBCC family protein: MTARAARFARNLAAAAGLFGALALVPSAATADAPPANGQISINVFSVPGSNTPKIVVRTVIQQPPRKVWAVVSDCANYTSRLPRVAKSRLISKVGNVHTCEVTIAMPFPLSNLTAITQATHTEANGGMKRQWKLVSGDYTINNGSWEVKPLDESGTASVVTYSVQAEPTTAVPTFVREQAQKKALPELMERVRAESAKMP; encoded by the coding sequence ATGACCGCTCGCGCCGCTCGCTTCGCCCGCAACCTCGCCGCCGCCGCCGGCCTCTTCGGCGCGCTCGCCCTCGTGCCGAGCGCCGCCACCGCCGACGCGCCGCCCGCGAACGGGCAGATCAGCATCAACGTGTTCTCGGTGCCGGGCAGCAACACGCCGAAGATCGTGGTCCGCACCGTCATCCAGCAACCCCCGCGCAAGGTGTGGGCCGTCGTGTCCGACTGCGCGAACTACACGAGCCGCCTGCCGCGGGTGGCCAAGTCGCGCCTCATCAGCAAGGTAGGCAACGTGCACACGTGCGAGGTCACGATCGCGATGCCGTTCCCCCTCTCGAACCTGACCGCCATCACCCAGGCCACGCACACCGAGGCCAACGGCGGAATGAAGCGCCAGTGGAAGCTCGTGAGCGGCGACTACACGATCAACAACGGGAGCTGGGAGGTCAAGCCGCTTGACGAGTCCGGCACCGCCAGCGTGGTGACCTACTCGGTGCAGGCCGAGCCCACGACGGCCGTCCCCACGTTCGTCCGAGAGCAGGCGCAGAAGAAGGCGCTGCCCGAGCTGATGGAGCGCGTGCGCGCCGAGTCGGCGAAGATGCCCTGA
- the cls gene encoding cardiolipin synthase, which translates to MTLDEVPWTSLFAAGETAWVVGLVVFIVLERRPAASSLAWIFGLVLLPFLGLPLYFLFGPRRLRRRKLRYRDRRVAVTHALASSEERMPTAYATRLAGIGERLQHTHVSTATRVELFYEGDDAYDAILAAIDRARDHVHVEYYIFEADEVGAKLRDALTAAATRGVEVRLLVDAVGSLGAGRSFFEDLTRSGGLVRRFQPPRLGLSRARFLNFRTHRKIVVVDGCVGFTGGVNWAACHSARASGASAWRDTHVELEGPVVASLQRTFVENWVYSEGDSPTTRRYFPELVGGAELVQILRSGPDRDVFPIHAFYFSAIATARERVLLTTPYLVPDEPALAALKSAVLRGVRVEILVPREGDSKIVQAASRSYYEELLDAGCILHEYEGRMLHAKTLVIDSEVATIGTANFDNRSFRLNFEVMAVVYGARHADALAAQFARDVENAQLVGRRKLRELGALQRLAEASARLASPLL; encoded by the coding sequence ATGACGCTCGACGAGGTGCCCTGGACGTCGCTCTTCGCCGCGGGCGAGACGGCCTGGGTCGTGGGGCTCGTCGTGTTCATCGTCCTCGAACGCCGCCCGGCCGCGAGCTCCCTCGCGTGGATCTTCGGCCTCGTGCTCTTGCCGTTTCTCGGCTTGCCGCTGTATTTTCTCTTCGGGCCTCGTCGGCTCCGGAGGCGCAAGCTCCGCTACCGCGACAGGCGGGTCGCCGTCACGCACGCGCTCGCGAGCTCCGAAGAACGCATGCCCACGGCCTACGCGACCCGCCTCGCGGGCATCGGCGAGAGGCTGCAACATACACATGTCTCGACGGCGACGCGCGTCGAGCTCTTTTACGAGGGAGACGACGCCTACGACGCGATCCTCGCCGCGATCGACCGCGCGCGCGACCACGTCCACGTCGAGTACTACATCTTCGAGGCCGACGAGGTGGGCGCCAAGCTCCGAGACGCCCTCACCGCCGCGGCCACGCGCGGCGTGGAGGTGCGGCTCCTCGTCGACGCGGTGGGCTCCTTGGGCGCGGGGCGGAGCTTCTTCGAGGACCTCACGCGCTCCGGCGGCCTCGTTCGCAGGTTCCAGCCGCCGCGGCTCGGGCTCTCTCGCGCGCGCTTCCTGAACTTCCGCACGCACCGAAAGATCGTCGTCGTCGACGGCTGCGTCGGGTTCACTGGGGGGGTCAACTGGGCGGCCTGCCACTCGGCCCGCGCCTCGGGCGCGAGCGCATGGCGCGACACCCACGTCGAGCTCGAAGGGCCGGTGGTCGCGAGCCTCCAGCGCACGTTCGTCGAGAACTGGGTCTACTCCGAGGGCGACTCGCCGACCACCCGCAGGTATTTCCCCGAGCTCGTAGGCGGCGCGGAGCTCGTGCAGATCCTCCGCTCGGGGCCCGACCGCGACGTCTTCCCGATCCACGCCTTCTACTTCTCGGCCATCGCCACCGCGCGCGAGCGCGTGTTGCTCACGACGCCCTACCTCGTCCCCGACGAGCCCGCCCTCGCCGCCCTGAAGAGCGCCGTGCTCCGCGGCGTGCGGGTGGAGATCCTCGTGCCGCGCGAAGGCGACTCGAAGATCGTGCAGGCGGCCTCGCGGAGCTACTACGAGGAGCTGCTGGACGCTGGATGTATTCTCCACGAATACGAGGGGCGCATGCTCCACGCGAAGACCCTCGTCATCGACAGCGAGGTCGCCACCATCGGGACGGCGAACTTCGACAACCGCAGCTTCCGCCTGAACTTCGAGGTCATGGCCGTGGTCTACGGTGCGCGGCACGCCGACGCGCTGGCGGCGCAGTTCGCGCGCGACGTCGAGAACGCGCAGCTCGTGGGCCGCAGGAAGCTGCGGGAGCTCGGCGCGCTCCAGCGCCTCGCCGAGGCCTCCGCCCGGCTCGCCTCGCCGCTCCTCTAG
- a CDS encoding tetratricopeptide repeat protein, producing the protein MQTDKFDAPNDAIDTLNAVLEEEPDERAAAILLSEILEKTGQDDKLADLLDTQIARAKERADGAAELALKVRLGQVLEGRLKDAGRALATFEAVLEQDPLHRDALEAVARIAEGRADYARTELALVKLVEVAPPEEAKAFALRLADVRLKLDQLDGVEEALKQAIALVPPGRDVRPRLLAAFERRKKWPELAALLAEEADLARSSGASTADADAVKLLRRAAEIHITERATPADAIPVLEKATELMPEDREMLLLLCDAYTASGREQDATVVLERIIASFGAKRTKELSVYHHKLGNALAQLGNKDVAIAQLDLAFKIDPGSVSVLRDLGVLALDTGDLERAQKTFRALLLQRLDGSSGISKGEVFFYLGDISHRQGDAAKAKQMLERALENEPDLERAKLMLQSLKA; encoded by the coding sequence TTGCAGACCGACAAGTTCGACGCGCCGAACGACGCGATCGACACTCTGAACGCCGTGCTCGAGGAGGAGCCCGACGAGCGCGCCGCCGCCATCCTGCTCTCCGAAATCTTGGAGAAGACTGGGCAGGACGACAAGCTCGCCGACCTCCTCGACACGCAGATCGCGCGCGCCAAGGAGCGCGCGGACGGTGCCGCCGAGCTCGCGCTGAAGGTGCGGCTCGGGCAGGTGCTCGAGGGGCGCCTGAAGGACGCCGGCCGCGCGCTGGCGACGTTCGAGGCCGTCCTGGAGCAGGACCCGCTCCACCGCGACGCGCTCGAGGCTGTCGCACGCATCGCCGAGGGCCGCGCCGACTACGCGCGCACGGAGCTCGCGCTCGTCAAGCTCGTGGAGGTCGCGCCGCCCGAGGAGGCGAAGGCCTTCGCGCTCCGCCTCGCGGACGTTCGGCTCAAGCTCGACCAGCTCGACGGCGTCGAAGAGGCGCTCAAGCAGGCGATCGCACTCGTCCCGCCCGGACGTGACGTTCGCCCACGCCTCCTCGCGGCGTTCGAGCGCCGCAAGAAGTGGCCCGAGCTCGCCGCGCTCCTCGCGGAGGAGGCTGACCTTGCGCGCTCGAGCGGCGCTTCCACGGCCGACGCAGACGCCGTCAAGCTGCTCCGCCGCGCGGCGGAGATACATATCACTGAGCGCGCTACCCCGGCGGACGCCATTCCCGTCCTCGAGAAGGCGACCGAGCTGATGCCCGAAGACCGCGAGATGCTCCTGCTGCTCTGCGACGCGTACACCGCGTCGGGGCGCGAGCAGGACGCCACCGTGGTGCTCGAGCGCATCATCGCTTCGTTCGGCGCCAAGCGAACGAAGGAGCTCTCGGTCTACCACCACAAGCTGGGCAACGCGCTCGCGCAGCTCGGCAACAAGGACGTGGCCATCGCCCAGCTCGACCTCGCGTTCAAGATCGATCCCGGCTCGGTGTCGGTGCTCCGCGATCTCGGCGTGCTGGCGCTCGACACCGGCGATCTCGAGCGCGCGCAGAAGACCTTCCGCGCGCTGCTCCTCCAGCGGCTCGACGGCTCTTCGGGGATCTCGAAGGGTGAGGTGTTCTTCTACCTGGGTGACATCAGTCACAGGCAGGGCGACGCGGCCAAGGCCAAGCAGATGCTCGAGCGCGCGCTCGAGAACGAGCCCGACCTCGAGCGGGCCAAGTTGATGCTCCAGTCGCTCAAGGCGTGA
- a CDS encoding serine/threonine protein kinase: MNKPAELPAPGDLFEGKYRIQRLLGKGGMGAVFAAHHSGLNIRVAVKFLLAEAAENQEANARFQQEAQAAAQIQNEHVARVVDVSTGSGLPYMVMEYLEGQDLSQLLEARSSLPPEEACSYVLQACDAIHAAHKSGIIHRDLKPSNLFLARRPDGSTILKVLDFGISKAQNGLGPMSGALTSTKAMLGSPLYMSPEQLRSSKSVDARADIWALGVILYELLTGSVPYHGENLGELFAAILEQDPVPVRQRAPHVPAELELLVMRCLQRQPNARFGSVAELAYHLAPFAPGDAGLPVVGAARALAHSGGFPNASPASYTQPVGATHAMGPTGGSVPQRTSRPSVPSFGGTGSSGNGQVQQAQVPNATAALGGGFVSAGYPAASQPAAMTESSVEGPPVRSNTGLLLGLAAVMVLAALGIVGYTISQRSSAAATAASAPTPSSGPTPSSAVVAVASASAPPVSPPTASVGAVASVIPVATAPEPPPVPTGRAPATAKPAGTVGKKPAPSTAPPPPPPPPPPPPPPPTAKPAGTLQTSR, from the coding sequence ATGAACAAACCTGCCGAGCTTCCCGCCCCGGGCGACCTCTTCGAAGGGAAGTACCGCATCCAGCGCCTCCTCGGAAAGGGAGGTATGGGCGCGGTGTTCGCGGCGCACCACTCGGGCCTCAACATCCGCGTGGCGGTGAAGTTTCTCCTCGCCGAGGCCGCCGAGAACCAAGAGGCGAACGCCCGCTTCCAGCAGGAAGCGCAGGCCGCGGCGCAGATTCAGAACGAGCACGTGGCGCGCGTGGTCGACGTCTCGACAGGCTCGGGCCTGCCCTACATGGTGATGGAGTACCTCGAGGGGCAAGACCTCTCGCAGCTGCTCGAGGCGCGCAGCTCGCTCCCACCGGAAGAGGCGTGCTCGTACGTCCTGCAGGCCTGCGACGCCATCCACGCGGCCCACAAGTCGGGCATCATTCACCGCGATCTCAAGCCGTCGAACCTCTTCTTGGCCCGCCGCCCCGACGGCTCGACCATCCTCAAGGTGCTCGATTTCGGCATCTCCAAGGCCCAGAACGGCCTCGGCCCGATGAGCGGCGCCCTCACGTCCACGAAGGCGATGCTCGGCTCGCCCCTTTACATGTCGCCCGAGCAGCTCCGCAGCTCGAAGAGCGTGGACGCCCGCGCCGACATCTGGGCGCTGGGGGTCATCTTGTACGAGCTGCTCACGGGCTCGGTGCCGTACCACGGCGAGAACCTCGGCGAGCTCTTTGCGGCCATCCTCGAGCAAGACCCCGTGCCAGTCCGCCAGCGGGCGCCGCATGTCCCGGCGGAGCTCGAGCTCTTGGTGATGAGGTGTCTGCAGCGCCAGCCGAACGCGCGCTTCGGCAGCGTCGCGGAGCTGGCCTACCACCTCGCGCCGTTCGCGCCTGGCGACGCAGGGCTCCCGGTCGTTGGGGCCGCCCGGGCGCTGGCTCACAGCGGCGGTTTCCCTAACGCGAGCCCCGCGAGCTACACGCAGCCCGTAGGGGCGACCCACGCGATGGGCCCCACCGGCGGATCGGTGCCGCAGCGCACCTCGCGCCCCTCGGTGCCTTCGTTCGGAGGCACCGGCAGCTCGGGCAACGGGCAGGTCCAACAGGCTCAGGTCCCAAACGCCACGGCGGCGCTCGGCGGGGGGTTCGTCTCGGCGGGCTACCCGGCCGCCAGCCAGCCGGCCGCGATGACCGAATCGAGCGTCGAGGGGCCGCCTGTGCGGTCGAACACGGGCCTCTTGCTCGGGCTCGCCGCGGTCATGGTCCTCGCGGCGCTGGGGATCGTCGGCTACACCATCAGCCAACGCAGCTCGGCCGCGGCGACCGCCGCGAGCGCGCCCACGCCCTCGAGCGGGCCGACCCCCTCGAGCGCCGTCGTCGCGGTCGCCAGTGCCTCGGCGCCCCCGGTCTCTCCGCCCACCGCTTCGGTGGGCGCGGTGGCCTCGGTCATCCCCGTCGCTACCGCACCCGAGCCCCCGCCCGTGCCCACCGGGCGCGCGCCAGCGACCGCGAAGCCCGCCGGCACGGTCGGCAAGAAGCCCGCGCCCAGCACAGCGCCGCCGCCGCCGCCGCCGCCGCCGCCGCCGCCGCCGCCGCCACCTACGGCCAAGCCGGCCGGCACGCTCCAGACATCCCGCTGA
- a CDS encoding diacylglycerol kinase — protein MRVAGRGIAILVNANAKRGGRRVAVQIGAVLPGANIRLTRDIAEVEGWLASLREVRALFAAGGDGTAVTLLTALDRVLPREAPFPAFGVLPLGTGNAWARSLGARKLDACVRGLARAHGPLPTRKARLFECDGTLTFFAGCGWDAQVLDDYRAQVAQSPSRRLAKSVWGYLAAVVLRTAPKTLLNARPHVLVENLADEAFAVDARDPLGTPRRLEGVGRGAILYEGPASVAGCATCPEFGYGFRAYPHAERMLGRMNVRVYDQSTLRALRDIPRLWQGAHPLEGTHDWFSSHVRLTFSRPLPLQIGGESVGERRTVELVMSPRDVRAVDWRRLDGDDLPAGERPDARGFGEHAP, from the coding sequence ATGAGGGTCGCCGGACGGGGGATCGCGATCCTCGTGAACGCGAACGCGAAGCGCGGCGGCCGGCGCGTCGCCGTGCAGATTGGGGCGGTCTTGCCCGGAGCGAACATCCGCCTGACCCGAGACATCGCCGAGGTCGAGGGATGGCTCGCGAGCCTTCGCGAGGTGCGGGCGCTGTTCGCGGCCGGCGGCGACGGCACCGCGGTGACCCTGCTCACCGCGCTCGACAGGGTCTTGCCCCGCGAGGCCCCCTTCCCCGCTTTCGGCGTGCTACCGCTCGGCACCGGTAACGCCTGGGCGCGATCGCTCGGCGCGCGCAAGCTCGACGCCTGCGTGCGCGGGTTGGCGCGCGCCCACGGCCCGCTCCCCACGCGCAAGGCGCGGCTCTTCGAGTGCGACGGCACGCTCACCTTCTTCGCCGGGTGTGGATGGGACGCGCAGGTGCTCGACGACTATCGCGCGCAGGTCGCGCAGTCGCCGTCGCGACGCCTCGCGAAGTCGGTCTGGGGCTACCTCGCCGCCGTCGTCCTGCGGACCGCGCCGAAGACCCTCCTCAACGCCCGCCCCCATGTCCTCGTCGAGAACCTCGCCGACGAGGCGTTCGCGGTCGACGCCCGGGATCCGCTCGGCACGCCGAGGCGCCTCGAGGGTGTTGGCCGCGGCGCCATCCTTTACGAGGGCCCCGCGAGCGTCGCCGGCTGCGCCACCTGCCCCGAGTTTGGCTACGGGTTCCGCGCGTACCCGCACGCCGAGCGCATGCTCGGGCGCATGAACGTGCGCGTCTACGACCAGTCCACCCTCCGCGCCCTGCGCGACATCCCGCGGCTGTGGCAGGGCGCGCACCCGCTCGAGGGCACCCACGATTGGTTCTCCTCGCACGTGCGCTTGACCTTCTCGCGGCCGCTCCCGCTCCAGATCGGCGGCGAGTCCGTCGGTGAGCGCCGGACGGTCGAGCTCGTCATGTCCCCTCGCGACGTGCGCGCGGTCGACTGGAGGCGGCTCGATGGGGACGACCTGCCCGCGGGGGAGCGTCCCGACGCTCGTGGCTTCGGAGAACACGCCCCATGA
- a CDS encoding DUF692 domain-containing protein: MTYRKTRTTKAGSPVGVGLGLRWEFIDELLATLPELPFLEISPENYVGRGGRYPALLAQLTPRYPMLSHGLMLSLGGSDPFDAAALRDLRAFLDEIRAPWHSDHLCFSTVGGAVLHDLLPVPFLESEVRRIADRICRVQDALGRPMAVENVSYYMHPGAAEMTEAEFVARVCEAADCLLMLDVNNAYVNAQNFGHDVRAWLRAVPLERVVQMHVAGHDWFSDGEFELTSGPGPGRLIVDTHGADVVPDVLTLLEEVVSQTGPVPVVLERDQSIPALPALLDELARVRAAYDRGIDAHGRRSERSLRRPESRAEVDPCEAAR; the protein is encoded by the coding sequence ATGACCTATCGCAAGACCCGAACGACGAAGGCGGGCTCCCCCGTGGGGGTGGGCCTTGGCCTCCGCTGGGAGTTCATCGACGAGCTCCTCGCGACGCTGCCAGAGCTTCCCTTCCTCGAGATCTCCCCCGAGAACTACGTCGGGCGTGGCGGGCGCTACCCCGCGCTCCTCGCGCAGCTCACCCCGCGTTACCCGATGCTCAGCCACGGGCTCATGTTGTCGCTCGGCGGAAGCGATCCCTTCGACGCCGCGGCGCTCCGCGACCTCCGGGCCTTCCTCGACGAGATCCGGGCGCCTTGGCACTCGGACCACCTCTGCTTCTCGACCGTGGGCGGGGCGGTCCTTCACGACCTGCTCCCGGTGCCTTTCCTGGAGTCGGAGGTGCGGCGCATCGCCGACCGCATTTGCCGGGTGCAGGACGCTCTCGGGCGCCCCATGGCCGTCGAGAACGTCAGCTACTACATGCACCCGGGCGCCGCCGAGATGACCGAGGCCGAGTTCGTGGCCCGCGTCTGCGAAGCGGCCGACTGCCTCCTCATGCTCGACGTGAACAACGCGTACGTGAACGCGCAGAACTTCGGTCACGACGTCCGAGCTTGGCTCCGCGCCGTGCCGCTCGAGCGAGTCGTGCAGATGCACGTGGCCGGGCACGATTGGTTCTCGGACGGAGAGTTCGAGCTCACGAGCGGTCCCGGTCCTGGCCGACTCATCGTCGACACGCACGGGGCCGACGTCGTGCCCGACGTCCTCACCCTGCTCGAGGAGGTCGTCTCGCAGACGGGCCCGGTCCCCGTCGTGCTCGAGCGCGACCAGTCGATCCCCGCCCTCCCGGCGCTGCTCGACGAGCTCGCGCGGGTGCGCGCGGCGTACGACCGCGGGATCGACGCCCACGGGCGTCGGTCCGAGCGGAGCCTCCGGCGCCCCGAGTCCCGCGCCGAGGTTGATCCTTGCGAGGCCGCCCGATGA
- a CDS encoding 1-acyl-sn-glycerol-3-phosphate acyltransferase yields the protein MLETLAISAPTVVDAALGRVTKAACDARIERWSNRIVRRLGIQLEVRGRENARGGPFVIMSNHQSHYDVPLLFYVLGPNLRMVAKKELFRIPLFGGAMRGAGFISVDRADRARAIESLANAKPLLEGGTHLWIAPEGTRSLNGELGPFKKGGFLVAEQLGVPILPITVRGTRNILPSSGVLSSPGERVVVTIHPPVPPPAGGVDPRAARERALEAVRSAIASALP from the coding sequence GTGTTGGAGACGCTCGCGATCAGCGCGCCCACGGTGGTCGACGCCGCCCTCGGCCGAGTGACGAAGGCCGCCTGCGACGCCCGCATCGAGCGGTGGTCGAACCGCATCGTTCGGCGCCTCGGCATCCAGCTCGAGGTGCGAGGGCGCGAGAACGCGCGCGGCGGTCCGTTCGTCATCATGTCCAACCACCAGTCGCACTACGACGTGCCGCTGTTGTTCTACGTGCTGGGCCCGAACCTCCGCATGGTCGCCAAGAAGGAGCTCTTCCGCATCCCCCTGTTCGGGGGGGCCATGCGGGGCGCGGGCTTCATCTCGGTCGACCGCGCCGACCGCGCGCGCGCGATCGAGAGCCTCGCCAACGCCAAGCCGCTGCTCGAGGGTGGCACCCACCTGTGGATCGCGCCCGAGGGTACGCGCAGCCTGAACGGCGAGCTCGGCCCGTTCAAGAAGGGCGGCTTCCTTGTCGCCGAGCAGCTCGGGGTGCCGATCCTCCCCATCACCGTCCGGGGCACCCGGAACATCCTCCCGTCGAGCGGCGTGCTCTCGTCTCCGGGAGAGCGGGTGGTCGTGACCATCCATCCCCCGGTGCCCCCGCCCGCCGGCGGCGTCGATCCCCGCGCGGCGCGGGAGCGCGCGCTCGAGGCGGTCCGCAGCGCGATCGCGAGCGCGCTCCCATGA